From Acomys russatus chromosome 25, mAcoRus1.1, whole genome shotgun sequence, a single genomic window includes:
- the LOC127208515 gene encoding asialoglycoprotein receptor 1-like, producing MTKDYQDFQHLDNDESDHHQLRRGRPPTPSLLQRLCSGPSLLLLSLAIGLLLLVVVCVISSQNSHLRGDLLALKQNFSNFTVSTEDQVKALSSQGSNVGRKMKLLESQLEKQQQDLTEDHSSLLLHVKQLVSDLRSLSCQMAVLRGNGSERTCCPVNWIEYEGSCYWFSSAGKPWAEADKYCRLENAHLVVVTSWEEQKFVQRHMGPTNTWIGLTDQDGHWKWVDGTDYESSFKNWRPGQPDDWYGHGLGGGEDCAHLTNDGSWNDDVCRRPYRWVCETDLGKTS from the exons ATGACAAAGGATTATCAAGATTTCCAGCACCTGGACAATGACGAGAGCGACCATCACCAACTGCGGAGAG GTCGGCCTCCCACTCCGTCGCTCCTGCAGCGCCTCTGCTCTggacccagcctcctcctgctcTCCTTGGCCATCGGCCTCCTGTTGCTGGTGGTTGTTTGTGTGATCTCATCCCAAA ACTCCCACCTCCGGGGCGACCTGCTGGCTCTAAAGCAGAATTTCAGCAACTTCACCGTGAGCACTGAGGACCAGGTCAAGGCCCTGAGCTCACAGG GGAGCAATGTGGGAAGAAAGATGAAGCTACTGGAGTCGCAGCTGGAGAAACAGCAGCAGGATCTGACTGAAG ATCACTCGAGCTTGCTGCTGCACGTGAAGCAGTTAGTGTCTGACCTGCGAAGCCTAAGCTGTCAGATGGCTGTACTTCGGGGCAATG GCTCTGAAAGGACCTGCTGCCCCGTCAACTGGATAGAGTACGAAGGCAGCTGCTACTGGTTCTCCAGCGCGGGGAAGCCCTGGGCGGAGGCTGATAAGTACTGCCGGCTGGAGAACGCGCACCTGGTAGTGGTGACCTCCTGGGAGGAGCAG AAATTTGTCCAGCGCCACATGGGCCCTACAAACACTTGGATTGGCCTCACTGACCAGGACGGGCACTGGAAATGGGTGGATGGGACTGACTACGAGTCAAGCTTCAA GAATTGGAGACCTGGGCAGCCCGATGACTGGTACGGCCATGGCCTCGGAGGGGGCGAGGACTGTGCCCACCTCACCAACGACGGCAGCTGGAACGATGACGTCTGCAGGAGGCCCTACCGCTGGGTCTGTGAGACAGACCTGGGCAAGACCAGTTAG